The nucleotide window atatgtatagtatcaTTTTCCAAATAAAACGACTAAAGCACCATGCCAAacacattttgaaaaaatacatacatacaataatcaCGACCATTGTCCCACGTGGTGGTCAAAAATACCTACGCCATCTATTTAATGTCTTagcgaaaatttaaaatattttaatagctgTTTCGGCCGTTTTCTTTGTTATATCGATAtctcttttgtattttaaaaatacaaattcctCGAAAGATTTTCAATCTTCGGAATAATCATTTGCACGACGTCTAAACGAtgataaacctttttttaccaTAACATATAAGTCGCTCCTTCATACTTTAGAATTTGGtagtatataaatttgttttcatttgatATGACCTTTTCCGTTCACTTTCCTACCCTAAACCGCGCAGATATTGCTTTCCTTCTAttacaaatatcaatataaaccaGGAAATTATGATTTCGTtacaaagaaattataaaaactactcATCTAATATAGGTTCTAATAACGTTTCGAAAATCCGGATTGCACATAGTTTGttcaatatcattttaaattattctgcaagttatatattacttttgtgataaaaaaaataataaaattttcttttcgacaataaatttaaaaatttaaaattcaatcaaattaaactatgctaaaataaatacctaactATCTTAAATAATCGTGTCAACATGTTGAAAACCTGCCCCTAAAatcttacattaaaattttcataaaacaataataaaattataatgtaaaaacacatttaaaattgcagctatatctatatatcaaaTTCCTCTCCTCGAACCGTCAAAAGACCTCATCAAAACATCACAGCGAATCGCACATTCAGCGTAAAGTCAAGAGGATCGTAAAGAAGCctatcgaaaaaaataaatagtcaagGCAATAGTGCCAAGAAAAAATAGGCCCAACAACTAAGGGCGCATGTGACGCGAGGCGTCGCGCACGTAGCTTTCGATGAAGTCTATAACGGCcgcaaattaaaactaaaacaaattaacattgtAAAAGTCACAGTTGCTTTGATTTTTGGCTCGTGTACAGTATGAATTGTTGTAGCATGGCTTATGGTCTACTTGGGAGGCGGGTAAGGCTGGTAGGCCTCGTCGGGCGACGCTGCCGTCGACGCGTGCTCGCTCTCCATCGGCATCTGGATGATGGGTGGAGTCGGCCCCGTGAAGTATTGATACGGGTGCGATGTAAAGTACTGAAATTTGAAaagtaaactattatttatgatttctttgaatcaaataataaaGCGAGTGACTAGCTTTAATTGAGTGCATCAAGCGATTTAACGGCACATTTGTAAATGCGAGTATTACTGCATATTCACACTCACGTATAACTCATTTTCCGGCCTTAAGCTGTCCCAGTTTACCTGGAAAACAGAGAGAACCTTCAGTCGTTTAGTCTTTGTTTATGTTGACTGATATTTCTTTGtcttatttgtttaaagtaGATATTAATGGCCGGAATTATTCGTCATTTAAAGCACTTTCGttatgttttattgaattattttgcgGTTATATGAATACCTTTAATATCGATGTTTTAAtgctattttaatgttttaaaatattcaaagtaacTAACGTATTGGCTAGGCACGGTGTCGATGGGTATGTGTGCGGGATGCGGCGCATGCGGGGCGTGCGGCGCGTGGTGCGCGGGGTGCGCGGGCGGGATGAGCGCGGCGTACGGCGCCAGCCAGGCCGCGGGGTGGGCTGCGTGGTGGTGGTGATGTAGCTGCGGGTGGAACGCCGCTACGCCGTACACGCCGCTGCCGCGGTACACGCCCGCACACTCGCCGCCTGCTCCCGCGCCGCCCACGCCACTCGCGTACACGCCGGTCACACTCATTGCCTGCAACACAGAGAGATAGCATTTCatagttatttaatacaattgttGTGCATAATATAATGATGAAATATACTACACGATATTCAACAGTTGCTGTAAATGTCGATATTACTTGCCAGTTGCCCTAGACAGGGTAAGTATAACTGGAATAGAGTGGAaagcatgattttttttatattttaaaattgtattcttaagttaaaacaattaataatgtcTTTcgtgatatatttgttttattacctGAGTGATCGATTCGTTATTGTCTCGCCATGCTCGACCACCATTATCattttgcttattatataaaGCCTTTTTCTTATTGCCACCATCGGCAAACTTAACAAGCAAAGGCTCCTTAGCGCCTGGTATCGGATTTCCATTAAACATCTGAAAATataagaacattattatattcactattttaatgttaatagcaatgtagatttttattacgaaaatgtATAACTCACTTGGATGATTTGCTCGCATTTTTCTCTAGACTCCATTCTTGCAAAACCAACTCCTTTGCTATGTCCATGGGTATCCCTAAGGATCCTCGTAGACACCACTTGACCAAACTTTGCCAACAGTTGGTCCACATCATTCTCCTTGAAGTGCGGTGGCAAGTTGGCCATGTAAAGGTTGGTGGGATCTTGTTCCTGTTGCTGTAAAATCCCACGGAAGTTGTTCAAGTAAACATTCCTGATTCTTTACAATACATTAACTATCTTCGGAATAAGAATCAgactttttaacaaattttattcttaatatagttttttattaattttattctgttatttaaagatttaataaaatttttttttcaataatatgattttaacgcaaaataaacaaattaatattcgtttaatttaattcaagaagtcaatatgaaaacaattaaattaaatattccttcATGTTCTGTTAGTATTCCTCGAGATGTCCAAGGTTATTTCAGAGTAAATTGATATTAGCTTGAAGCTAGCGTAGATTATCTAGACACTTAAGCCAGCTGTGACGTAAATCAGCGGATTGGATCTAATatgctatattattattattatgtaggtGTTATCAACGACATGGGCATATACATCAGCATAGAGTTTATGAAGCTTGTTAAAGTCGCATACacactaatttaatattgaaagcaTAGAAATACCCAGAGCCCAGTAGCGAAATACATTGTTATACCGCTGAAGCAAACGATAATAGTATAGAATTAACAGGATGAAACAATGTCTGAAGTAAGTAAGCGTTATAATTGCGCTGAATTTGCGTAGGTACCATTGAAAGGGTTTGTAAATACTTACAATACGATAATGTCACACAGTTCTGTTTGAGAATACGTTGATACGAAAATATCTCGTGATGATCCCCAAATTAAACTGATAAATGAATGATTAGATACTTTTTAAACCAAATCCTTTATCAATCGCCCGTTTAATGTCAATGATCTGAACTCTGGACCTACGTCAAGCTAAAGAGGATCCAAACATCTATAGTCAATATGTGACTTACACGATATCTAAATATTGATTCCCAAATGTGGAACAGGATATTGATGCTACTATATGCAAAGGTTGTTCAAATCTAGCAAAACatttacagtatatttataaaacacggCTTTAAAATGCTTAGTTAAATATCATAGCATTTCTTTAACAGTAAATGGGGAAATACTAAAGCTATAAGTAAGGGTAGGCGGATAATAGGACTGGACTTGAAAGGTTCTTGTGGGTCACGATCCAATCAAACGAATCCATTAGCGACATGgaatcattgtaaaaaataaataaaaataaattagggtAATCCCAAAattgttaagtaaatattaaaccaatcatttgattattgttattaaaatgaattgacGATAATGGGAGGTCGTTTAAGAAATAAGAAGGTTATTTTGTTACTAATTTCGAATAGTCTTTGAATGGTATTAATACCGACGATTTCGATAGTGATATTGGATGAGCGGATAGGGAGCAGGCGGTTAGTCATAATAGTATTACTTGCATGCACAACGTACACGGTTCAGTCTACGCAGGAACCAGATACCCACTTTAGCCATCTGGGCCTGAACACCTTTGGCTTGTAATCCTTTAACAGCAGCCTCCGCAGACGCGATTGTTTCAAAATCTACAAAACCGTAACCtgcgaaaacaaaaataatatgcgTGTATagtaaaaaagtgaaaaaaaaggTTACTGTAAGTTGTCCGTGAAACCGATGATTCATGCTTCGAATAACGGATATCTAATTCAAAAAATTACACTTTACAACAACTAGTtagagtaaaaaaattaaaatgttcttctAATGATTTTAGCTTACTTCGAATTTGAGCAATGGCAGGTGAGAAAAGAATAACACAGTGAAATATATTACGTGCGTtttctcataaataaaaaataaaacatcagaaTTGAAACTCGTCCGTGCCGAAGTGCAGTATGGTGATGTTGTTTTGAATGATAAACTAAATACatcaatacataataaataagtaatcttGAACGAGGATGTCATAAGTAATGTTTAGACTGAAACTAGTGTTCGTGCATATATTGGAAAAATTCTCACCATAGATGAATTAGTTTAATGAAGGTATATGGTAttctagaaaatattaatataaattcagttacaaaataatttcccTCTATGGAATTTATATCTTAggagatacatacataatttaaacataaaatacatacgtGAAAGCTATGCACAGTTTAATATTAGAAGTATGTCGTGGGTTTAGGAAGATATCTATGATAGTGTAAGAGGAAGAAATGTCTATGAATGCTGATTACCTTTacatttattcgtatttttatcCAATATTGCTTTTGTTGAAATAATGTTGCCATacctgaaaatgaaataaaatatgtaatgattgAGAAAGCACCTTATTGGTAATTAAAGTGACTGAGAAGTGCAATATGCATcgtaaataaaacgttttacaaCTTACATTTGGCACATTTGGACGAGGTCCTTGTCGCTGGTGTTCTGGCTTAGACCGCGTATGTACAGGTTGGTGCGACTGAGTTGCTCGCCGGAGGCGCCAGTGGTAGAAGCGGAAGACGCTGGTGGCGGAGGCGCAGTGCTAAGGCTAGTGGAGCGAGTGCCACCCGCGGAGTTGGACGACGAGCTCGACGCCGTGTTCGCTGGTGATGCTGCCGTGGGCACACGCGTGCCCGTCGCTCCGCAACCGCCAGTCATGGTTGTACTCGTAAACTGCAAAAATAAGGTCTACATTACGTTTGACGTCGTGTGTCCCAAAACGAAATCGTTGTTATTTTCTTACtgctatgaaaattaaaaactttaattttaaattttcttattagtATCCAATAAAGATAATTTCATTGATACcaccatattaaaataaaagtaataaaagaaaattgatcTTTAGTCGTTTTCATTGTAAATTGCATTCGCAGAGACGTGCAAAGGATCAAGTCGTTAGTTATTTATCTGGCAGGTAATGAATAGGGACGGGTAATGAACGCATGTCGATTCCAAGCACGCGCCCTTAATCGACTCGTACGTCGGACAGACCAAGTCAGGAGAAGTCAACGGGTTACGGTATGGATTGCACGTGCTCGAGTCACACTCGCTTACGGGGAAACAGTTACATGAGGTTAACTAGTCGGCATTCTAACCACAGTGCAGGAAATACTGCGGCACACAAATCAACagttcatgtgcttcatttaattaatatttaaatattaactctaTCCAATATGGTGGACTATCAGAACTATTATAGAATATTCATTAACATaagattataattgtataaattaaaaataaaacaaatgtaggTACCTAAACGTAACtaactagtaaaaaataaagtaaaaaattggcttaatattatatgtaagctATCTATTCTAATTTATATGCTATACGATATTTTCAACcatgcaatataatttaaatatctcatATGAACTTCTTCCAGGAGTCACGATCGATCGCAGTTTAATGGGATAACTGCGAAACATTCATTCTAGCTGAAAATTTATTCGCACCATTAGTGTCTATGGAGGTACAAATCTACATGTTGTAGTTATTTGCATTAAGTTAACATATTAAACCCATAAAATGTGGTGTCGTTTACACAAGGATGTCTCCTTGTATAGCGGGGCGATAACCCGTGTAATTCGCAGTGGATACGCGAAATATTCTCCATGACGCCCACGAGGACGTTATTCTGTaacaataatttagaaaaaaaaatacattttttttgtgagatttaataaaatatgtcttaatACGTTATAATACCAACGTATGTTTGTAAAAGtggttatagatatatttttgaataaaataaaatctgacagaattttattttatttattagttgaaTTCTATTAAGTTACTGCGGttacaaataatgatataaacacgaatcgtattttatatcaatgtatTAAAACAGATATACTGTTTAcaatgtgtaatataaattgTCACGACCATATGTAATTGTgtcaatttaactttattaagtacttcgaatatttgatgtgtttttaaatgaatcattTCGCCCACGATTCTTAGTCAACTCTACCTCCGCATTCGTTTTCAGCGTGAAGTTTTACAAAGATTATGTTACTATTGGACAGTTTTCGTTAAGTTGAGACATGCTTTCTTGGATTGAGTTTCAAAGTTTAATACGAGCTGATAGTGGATAAGAAGTTTGTCTTCCCTCTAGGATATACGATTTTGATTAGTTATGATTCTATTATACAAAAAGcaaaacgtttatataatatctataatttatattaattcataaattcacATGTAAGCGATCGGCTAAAGAAGATGAGATGGAGCAGCATGCCACGATGACATCCAATCATTACTTCGCAAACTTTGACGGGacacattgaaaaaatattggtaaGCGCGTCTTCTCagaattctttaatttattacgtcTCAGCTTATAAGGATAAATCTTTGAAAAGTATTTAACGAGAATTCTGTCGTTTCGGGCTCGTGATGTACGTACTCgtataactaaatttaatttatttgcaagCAATCTTCGTcgtcttattttattgtaattttttttataatttgtaaaataaatagcaataatattttacttaaagcaGCAGACAATATGATGTAACTAAGAATATGGTATAATCTGCAGTATTGAAAATAGTAATAAGTCTTTGAAATctctattttaattcatatgcagttttcatttaaattcaaattcttgTTCAGATCACAAAAGCAAGTTGAATGGATAAGAGCTCTCCGCTCGTCTATTTCAAGGATAAGAATGGAAATTGAATATTCGAATTTAAACATCTTTCAAAagaattgtgatatttttttattgttaaaatatataattacagaataaaaatacgCCGTACCCCATACCTGTACttagaattaattaagaaatataatcaagtatttacaaaaataagtaacagtttaatatattgttactttaaagttatttttaactttggaaCCTCGTAACTTGTTTACAAGCAATGCAAAAAAGAAGTTAAAATTTGAGAGTCATTGTCGTCATGACTGTGTAGTGTATTGTTAAGTGTAGGGTGTCAGGATATAGCTAGGGCTTGCAACAAGGCAAGGGCTTGTATAAGAGCTCTCGAGCCCGTTTGAAGGGTTTTATCACCGTTTACTTAGGGAGAATGTCGGAAAATGAAGACTAATTCACAACTTTAAGTGAGTTTACGCGTGGAATTAAGATTCTGTGTGAAATTAATGGGTGTTCTTGAAATTGAACAAAGTTTCATAGTTActtatgtgttttattataagttttatttgacatcactaatattattttccttaagaaattatttataattttgtacttgCATTTAGGAAGCTGAGGACAGTTTGTTCTGTCTAATGCGTAAGTGTCTGTGTCTAATGGACTGATTTAGTATGTAAGCCTCAATTACGGAGCAGAAGtagtatattcaaattattaagaCAGCTATCACCGTTTGAGTTAGTGCCTAAATAGCAAGTGATATTTACTAAGTTTCTGATTTAATTACCAAAAacgtatcttaaaataattacagaaaGTTGATATTGTATGTttggaacattttatttgtgaaaagCTCTATGTATAATTAAGtgtataaaatgttatcaagTAAACGATACAGCTCATACaaattgtgcaatttttttatcTCCATAATGAACTGAATATTCAGTGATAATTTCCCATGGATACATTTTGTCTACGTTCCGATTATGCACTTTACTACACGTATACCGCACACAATGATAGAAGCGACGATGACGTCACGCAAGTTGGGGAGAGGGGAGCGAGCGGCACTCAACAGTTGGTCCCGGCTCGATAGCGCAGCGCGTGCGTGCGGCGCGCAACGTCACATGGTCGTCACGCAACCACGATGCATTAAATCCATTCGTATCTGTGCTCAAACTGACCATTTCGTTCCAATTTAATTAGGAGAACGGAATCAGTGCGAAACAGCCGTTTTTAACGAGTTCCATGAAATTCTGTTGAATAAACACGATAGGAACCGCCTGCTATTCATAGGAAGCTTGACGATGTGAAACATAAATCCCATTCAATCTATTTAAATTGAGCGCTCCATTTGTTTTATCGTCGATTCAATCGGAGTATCGGTAAATCTATTTTGTGTTGACTATTACGAGAAGCTTTATAGGAAGCTATTTGTATATTCAAACTATTAATCACAATATGagtattttcaattttctgTAATCAGTAGATTAAAAATTTGACGATAGACTTTCAACTTTGTTGACTTCAAATTcagcaattaattataaagtatgaaACTATATTACAGTAAagcataaaatattgaaaagaaaaaacattcaCCAGCGACTcgtcaaatataaatatccGCAGCTGGTAGAGATTACGTCTTAAAAccattatgataatttaagaaAAGAGGCACtcttgttacaaaaaataacccTTTTTAGTGCGATTTGATCCGAACCCGGTCCTAAATATTGGACAAGTTTCCAGGATAGAATTTGTTATTTTCAGCATGAATACATGCTATCAtaatgtaaacacaaattagcaaATTGAGCATCACCTTTAATCGGCACTTTAAACTTAGCGTGAAATCCTCTCACAAAACGTTAATCGAGGAATGTTTTTGAGGTTACCGCTCTCGAGGGGCTAGGGTCCTTCACCTTCCGTGATGGCAGAAATAAATCTAATTCTTTGGATGACAGATAACAGCAAgccttgtttatttatactttcaCTCGAAGATCGGAGGGTCGCACATATGGGACATACCCCGCcttattgtacaaaaataaactattatcttCACTGAGTCAACACATGCATAAGAGTTTATTACGGGATCATATCCtgatctaaatataatttaaagataatcttAACGCCCTATGACAATGATATAACcccgtcatatatttttttataaattgctaaCAATTTTAACAAGCAACCCAGAAAGGTCCTAAcgtaattagaataatttattttagaaaaatgtgGGTAGAgcgatgtatttaaatatttcagcaTATTTTTCGTGCATACGATGTTGAGGAAAATGAGCTGCGAAGAGGGCTGAGTGCGTGGGTGTTAGACAATTCCAGCGGATGACgtgaaaataaatgattggATGAATGTGATGTGAACAGCTAATGCATTATTTAGCTGTCGATCTTTCGTACGATACAAAAACGTTATCTGtttaagacaatttttttatatccgtAACATAGGATTACGTTAAAGTGAACACGAGACGCTTGTGAAATAGACACTTATGTTgctttttacgaaaaaaaaaacatcgatccTTTTACCAAAAAAGTATTCTCCATTTAAGGTTGTCACGTTCAGGAGAGGGCGCGATGAATCTAACAAGCTGCACGTTGTGACAGTTCTGACGGCTGACATATAGCAGTCATTAATCAGGTGGTCACAGATACTTAACCACTATTAAAACTGCCCGGTCCAATCAAATTTCTAGCTTTTTTCTCTGGTTAAATTTCTCTGGTTAATCACTTCCAAATAGCTCATTGTAGTTAATAACAAggattaacataaataaatattttcgagatAGCCCTTCCGTTCTTTTATTTCACATGTTAAATTaaagaaactaataaaattatttttgagtaataatttcttacaaattTGCCAAAAtaagtatgttatttataactcttaaaacttaaatatatatataaatttataaacatttttaaagtatgAGGATCACTAAGAACATCAATTGTAAAAGTAGTTTGAAAGTGgtcataattgaaaaaataaacgaagTTCTAAATcagtataccaaaaataaacGTATAAGCGTTTAAGAATGGTTAAAAATCGAGTGTTGTTTACGGAACAGTGAGGTTGCTGCTTAGAGCCGATGAACAGACCAAcacaaaaactaaacaaaacaaacttttaaaattgaTGGCTTTAAGCCTTCCACGCGCATTGTTTTACGGCTCTCGGAGATCATTTAGGATTATAGCAAGATTAAACTTACTTCTACAACACATGTTAGACCGGGGCGAATATCCTGACAACTATAAGCTGGTTTTTGTTACTCTTCCTATTTGAAAGATAACAGTTATATCTATCATATATTCTTTACTTAATCACATTCTTATGATACTTCCATCATAAGTTTACGGCAATAAATGGATTGTATTGAAAAAGTTCGCTGTGACTGAGACGTGAGATacagaaaatgataaaaaaactttgtaagaTGCTTCCAAGTTCCTGTAGTACGTTATGATAAGACTGTTAACGAAGAAGTTATGCCATCGACTAAAATAATTCGAATTGTTTACATGATTATACGTTTCTAcagtattttaattcatttgaggATCAGAGCTTAATCATAAAagattaacttttatattaagaagtatatatagtatgaataagcattataataaaagttataaaggTCTTCCGCACATTACAATAAAACGCAGTGTTACTTCCGGATTAAGCACTATAGTACGGAACATTAAAAGAGTTCAGCAACGCTCGGCCATGAGATAAATCCTGAAGGAGACGGTTCGTAATAAAACACGTACGATGCGGGGCGctacattttatttcagaaagcGATAAGGACGCGAGAAATTCCTTTTACGAGATTCTTGCGGAGGGGAGGTAGGGGTGCAGTGTGAATACTGTTCGTGTGCGACATCTGGTTTATGTCGGCGTTGGTTCGTAAACTCGGCGAGGGCGGAGCGCCTGTCGGGTCTGTCTCGACGCTCAAATCGTTCGATGCACTGTGACAATGATCAATGTACTGTAATTACTCACCACAGATATATGTTAACGAAAGCTTGGAACTCGAGTATTTTAATCACTAGTGATGTACGGTTCCCCTTCTGTTCGACCTTTATGTTTCGTTATTTATcggtttatactttatttattagtctCTCGGTTGAAAGATGAACGCGTCAaggatttttttcatttttaattattgcctGTATGTTggctacatatattatataaatatgtaataaaatgttttcgaatacacttttgttttttaaattttcctaaGATAGTGTATCACCGCTGAGACTATACgaatattaagaatttttttctttctattcgTTACTGATAATCGATTTAACTGCATTTTCGATTGaaacgatttatatatttactctaaaaaatatatttatactgctaatataaatgttactggTATTACTCGTTTATTTTGTTCGATtcgattcaaatttaaattattttattcaatacatcattacacttattgatagtaaaagtaaatactgtcaccggtttggaaaataaaatactttgatcTGAAAAAAACTTATAGGTTTTTGTCTAATTAAGTAATTGCTtacaatatctaatataataagaaatataagtaaaattctgtttttttcttatttctcaTATGCGGAAAATTCAcgaaaattttacatttgattCAAGACATAGAATCACGCTCTCTAAAAGCGTTTACGGTCCGTAGCCCAGCATTACCGTTTATAGGGGATTGCCCATCAGAGCCGTGTACTGAAGTAGCCGGTAATAACGCTTGTTGCCTTCTCGTTTCCACTTAACCCGAATAGGGTTGTGTGTAAATAAGGAAGCTCCAgcgtgttatttttataaaatgtaaaattttgatattatatcttttattaatgtaatttaggtcaatttaaaaaaaagtgttatcgtt belongs to Vanessa tameamea isolate UH-Manoa-2023 chromosome 13, ilVanTame1 primary haplotype, whole genome shotgun sequence and includes:
- the LOC113397901 gene encoding protein alan shepard isoform X5 codes for the protein MASAGAQFRGGTQQWSAAYTPQPCRYPPPQPQPYAAAPNPYTQHQTLFLQFTSTTMTGGCGATGTRVPTAASPANTASSSSSNSAGGTRSTSLSTAPPPPASSASTTGASGEQLSRTNLYIRGLSQNTSDKDLVQMCQMYGNIISTKAILDKNTNKCKGYGFVDFETIASAEAAVKGLQAKGVQAQMAKVGIWFLRRLNRQQEQDPTNLYMANLPPHFKENDVDQLLAKFGQVVSTRILRDTHGHSKGVGFARMESREKCEQIIQMFNGNPIPGAKEPLLVKFADGGNKKKALYNKQNDNGGRAWRDNNESITQAMSVTGVYASGVGGAGAGGECAGVYRGSGVYGVAAFHPQLHHHHHAAHPAAWLAPYAALIPPAHPAHHAPHAPHAPHPAHIPIDTVPSQYVNWDSLRPENELYYFTSHPYQYFTGPTPPIIQMPMESEHASTAASPDEAYQPYPPPK
- the LOC113397901 gene encoding protein alan shepard isoform X3, with product MALHLETVLQRKLNFKMTTSTVGCRSASGAGGAVTVASASAGAGAGACAARMASAGAQFRGGTQQWSAAYTPQPCRYPPPQPQPYAAAPNPYTQHQTLFLQFTSTTMTGGCGATGTRVPTAASPANTASSSSSNSAGGTRSTSLSTAPPPPASSASTTGASGEQLSRTNLYIRGLSQNTSDKDLVQMCQMYGNIISTKAILDKNTNKCKGYGFVDFETIASAEAAVKGLQAKGVQAQMAKQQEQDPTNLYMANLPPHFKENDVDQLLAKFGQVVSTRILRDTHGHSKGVGFARMESREKCEQIIQMFNGNPIPGAKEPLLVKFADGGNKKKALYNKQNDNGGRAWRDNNESITQAMSVTGVYASGVGGAGAGGECAGVYRGSGVYGVAAFHPQLHHHHHAAHPAAWLAPYAALIPPAHPAHHAPHAPHAPHPAHIPIDTVPSQYVNWDSLRPENELYYFTSHPYQYFTGPTPPIIQMPMESEHASTAASPDEAYQPYPPPK
- the LOC113397901 gene encoding protein alan shepard isoform X2 gives rise to the protein MALHLETVLQRKLNFKMTTSTVGCRSASGAGGAVTVASASAGAGAGACAARMASAGAQFRGGTQQWSAAYTPQPCRYPPPQPQPYAAAPNPYTQHQFTSTTMTGGCGATGTRVPTAASPANTASSSSSNSAGGTRSTSLSTAPPPPASSASTTGASGEQLSRTNLYIRGLSQNTSDKDLVQMCQMYGNIISTKAILDKNTNKCKGYGFVDFETIASAEAAVKGLQAKGVQAQMAKVGIWFLRRLNRQQEQDPTNLYMANLPPHFKENDVDQLLAKFGQVVSTRILRDTHGHSKGVGFARMESREKCEQIIQMFNGNPIPGAKEPLLVKFADGGNKKKALYNKQNDNGGRAWRDNNESITQAMSVTGVYASGVGGAGAGGECAGVYRGSGVYGVAAFHPQLHHHHHAAHPAAWLAPYAALIPPAHPAHHAPHAPHAPHPAHIPIDTVPSQYVNWDSLRPENELYYFTSHPYQYFTGPTPPIIQMPMESEHASTAASPDEAYQPYPPPK
- the LOC113397901 gene encoding protein alan shepard isoform X4, with the translated sequence MALHLETVLQRKLNFKMTTSTVGCRSASGAGGAVTVASASAGAGAGACAARMASAGAQFRGGTQQWSAAYTPQPCRYPPPQPQPYAAAPNPYTQHQTLFLQFTSTTMTGGCGATGTRVPTAASPANTASSSSSNSAGGTRSTSLSTAPPPPASSASTTGASGEQLSRTNLYIRGLSQNTSDKDLVQMCQMYGNIISTKAILDKNTNKCKGYGFVDFETIASAEAAVKGLQAKGVQAQMAKVGIWFLRRLNRQQEQDPTNLYMANLPPHFKENDVDQLLAKFGQVVSTRILRDTHGHSKGVGFARMESREKCEQIIQMFNGNPIPGAKEPLLVKFADGGNKKKALYNKQNDNGGRAWRDNNESITQAMSVTGVYASGVGGAGAGGECAGVYRGSGVYGVAAFHPQLHHHHHAAHPAAWLAPYAALIPPAHPAHHAPHAPHAPHPAHIPIDTVPSQYYFTSHPYQYFTGPTPPIIQMPMESEHASTAASPDEAYQPYPPPK
- the LOC113397901 gene encoding protein alan shepard isoform X1; translation: MALHLETVLQRKLNFKMTTSTVGCRSASGAGGAVTVASASAGAGAGACAARMASAGAQFRGGTQQWSAAYTPQPCRYPPPQPQPYAAAPNPYTQHQTLFLQFTSTTMTGGCGATGTRVPTAASPANTASSSSSNSAGGTRSTSLSTAPPPPASSASTTGASGEQLSRTNLYIRGLSQNTSDKDLVQMCQMYGNIISTKAILDKNTNKCKGYGFVDFETIASAEAAVKGLQAKGVQAQMAKVGIWFLRRLNRQQEQDPTNLYMANLPPHFKENDVDQLLAKFGQVVSTRILRDTHGHSKGVGFARMESREKCEQIIQMFNGNPIPGAKEPLLVKFADGGNKKKALYNKQNDNGGRAWRDNNESITQAMSVTGVYASGVGGAGAGGECAGVYRGSGVYGVAAFHPQLHHHHHAAHPAAWLAPYAALIPPAHPAHHAPHAPHAPHPAHIPIDTVPSQYVNWDSLRPENELYYFTSHPYQYFTGPTPPIIQMPMESEHASTAASPDEAYQPYPPPK